A portion of the Chromobacterium sp. IIBBL 290-4 genome contains these proteins:
- the trpB gene encoding tryptophan synthase subunit beta, which produces MDRYDFPDAQGHFGPYGGVYVAETLMVALDQLKQEYARVKADPTFWREFHHELKHYVGRPSPVYHAKRWSEQLGGAQIWLKREDLNHTGAHKINNAIGQALLARRMGKKRVIAETGAGQHGVATATVAARYGMECVVYMGAEDVKRQSPNVFRMKLLGATVVPVESGSKTLKDALNEAMRDWVTNVDSTFYILGTAAGPHPYPMLVRDFVSVIGDEAKVQMPEVIGRQPDVVVACVGGGSNAIGMFYPYIDVPGVRMVGVEAGGYGIASGKHAAPITAGAKVGVLHGSKSYLMQDEDGQIIETHSVSAGLDYPGVGPEHCHLKDIGRAEYVAINDDEALSAFHDCCHLEGIIPALESSHALAWAAKVAPTMSKDQVILVNLSGRGDKDINTVAGLAGITL; this is translated from the coding sequence ATGGATCGGTATGATTTTCCGGATGCGCAAGGGCATTTCGGCCCTTACGGCGGAGTCTACGTCGCCGAAACCTTGATGGTGGCGCTGGACCAGTTGAAACAAGAATACGCTCGCGTGAAGGCCGATCCCACATTCTGGCGGGAGTTCCATCACGAACTGAAGCATTACGTAGGCCGCCCGAGCCCGGTTTATCACGCCAAGCGCTGGTCCGAACAGCTGGGCGGGGCGCAGATCTGGCTCAAGCGCGAAGACTTGAACCATACCGGCGCGCACAAGATCAACAACGCCATCGGCCAGGCCCTGCTGGCCCGCCGCATGGGCAAGAAGCGCGTCATCGCCGAAACCGGCGCTGGCCAGCATGGCGTGGCCACCGCCACGGTGGCGGCGCGCTACGGCATGGAGTGCGTGGTGTACATGGGCGCGGAGGACGTGAAGCGCCAATCGCCCAATGTGTTCCGGATGAAACTGCTGGGCGCCACCGTGGTGCCGGTGGAGTCCGGCTCCAAAACCCTGAAGGACGCGCTGAACGAAGCGATGCGCGACTGGGTGACCAATGTCGACTCCACCTTCTATATTCTCGGCACCGCCGCCGGCCCGCATCCTTATCCGATGCTGGTGCGCGATTTCGTATCGGTGATCGGCGACGAGGCCAAGGTGCAGATGCCCGAAGTGATCGGCCGTCAGCCGGATGTGGTGGTGGCTTGCGTGGGCGGCGGCTCCAACGCCATCGGCATGTTCTATCCCTATATCGACGTGCCCGGCGTGCGCATGGTGGGCGTAGAAGCGGGCGGCTACGGCATCGCCAGCGGCAAGCATGCCGCGCCGATTACCGCCGGCGCGAAAGTGGGCGTGCTGCACGGCTCCAAGAGCTATCTGATGCAGGACGAGGACGGCCAGATCATCGAAACCCATTCGGTGTCCGCCGGCCTGGATTACCCGGGCGTGGGCCCGGAGCATTGCCATCTGAAGGACATCGGCCGCGCCGAGTATGTGGCGATCAACGATGACGAGGCCTTGAGCGCTTTCCACGACTGCTGTCACCTGGAAGGCATCATCCCGGCGCTGGAGTCCAGCCACGCCTTGGCTTGGGCCGCCAAGGTCGCTCCGACCATGAGCAAGGATCAGGTCATCCTGGTCAACTTGTCCGGCCGCGGCGACAAGGACATCAATACTGTGGCCGGTCTTGCCGGCATTACGCTGTAA
- a CDS encoding phosphoribosylanthranilate isomerase, whose product MIRVKICGITRPDDGVEAARLGADAIGLVFYDKSPRSVSIEQARAVIAALPPFVSVVALFVNPAREWVDEVLSACAIDMLQFHGEESAEFCRSFHRPYLKAVRVKPGVDLLEWAGQYPDARGLLTDAFVEGAHGGTGATFDWTLLPEGLSLPLILSGGLDEHNIIEAVRRVKPAAVDVSSGVEASKGIKVAARMAAFISGAKHGSV is encoded by the coding sequence GTGATCAGGGTCAAGATTTGCGGCATTACCCGTCCCGATGACGGCGTCGAAGCGGCTCGCCTGGGCGCGGATGCGATAGGCTTGGTGTTCTACGACAAAAGCCCGCGCAGCGTCTCCATCGAGCAGGCGCGCGCGGTCATCGCCGCGCTGCCGCCATTTGTCAGCGTAGTGGCCTTGTTCGTCAATCCGGCTCGCGAATGGGTGGACGAGGTCTTGTCGGCCTGCGCCATCGACATGCTGCAATTCCATGGCGAAGAGAGCGCGGAGTTTTGCCGCTCCTTTCATCGGCCTTATCTCAAGGCGGTGCGGGTCAAGCCTGGCGTCGATCTGCTCGAGTGGGCTGGCCAATACCCGGATGCCCGTGGCTTGTTGACCGACGCTTTTGTCGAAGGCGCGCACGGCGGCACCGGCGCGACCTTCGACTGGACGCTGTTGCCCGAGGGCCTGTCCTTGCCGCTGATCTTGTCCGGCGGCCTGGACGAACACAATATTATCGAAGCCGTACGCCGGGTGAAGCCGGCGGCGGTAGACGTTTCCAGCGGTGTGGAAGCGTCAAAAGGGATCAAAGTCGCCGCCAGAATGGCGGCCTTCATATCAGGAGCAAAGCATGGATCGGTATGA